A section of the Devosia rhizoryzae genome encodes:
- the hisH gene encoding imidazole glycerol phosphate synthase subunit HisH — protein MSGTIVVDYGIGNVFSVCNALRAIGCEAELTDDITAIRKADRVILPGVGAFARAMAALHDKGISDALRDFVQTGRPFLGICIGMQVLMDRSSEFGDTEGLGFVRGTVERIASESPFGQPLRVPHIGWAPLAPSQGSEQRWKGTVLDGADYPADSVYFVHSYHCRPANAEERIAHIDYEGLEVTAAIRRDNITGLQFHPERSSRAGQKILERFLAL, from the coding sequence ATGAGCGGCACCATAGTCGTCGACTATGGGATCGGCAACGTCTTCTCAGTTTGCAACGCCCTTCGAGCCATCGGTTGCGAGGCGGAACTGACGGACGACATTACAGCCATTCGCAAGGCAGACCGTGTCATCCTCCCTGGGGTCGGCGCTTTCGCTCGCGCAATGGCAGCGCTGCACGACAAAGGCATCTCAGATGCGCTGCGCGATTTTGTGCAAACCGGGCGACCGTTTCTGGGCATCTGCATCGGCATGCAGGTACTCATGGACCGATCGAGCGAGTTCGGCGACACCGAGGGGCTCGGCTTTGTGCGTGGTACTGTGGAGCGCATAGCTTCAGAGAGCCCGTTTGGACAGCCCTTGCGCGTACCCCACATCGGCTGGGCTCCGCTTGCCCCGTCTCAGGGCTCGGAGCAGCGTTGGAAGGGTACAGTGCTTGACGGCGCGGACTATCCCGCTGATTCGGTGTACTTCGTCCACTCGTATCACTGCCGACCCGCCAATGCCGAAGAGCGCATCGCCCACATCGACTATGAGGGGCTTGAAGTCACCGCCGCGATCCGGCGCGACAATATTACCGGCCTACAGTTCCACCCA
- the hisF gene encoding imidazole glycerol phosphate synthase subunit HisF — protein MNRRLIARLDVKMEHLIKGIHLEGWRKVGDPKGRAKLYYEQGADELLYMDVVASLYGRNNLSGIVREVASEVFIPITVGGGIRSLEAVREMLSAGADKVAINTAATQDPDILRAISDTYGSQATVLSIEAKKLAAGGWEAMTDNGRNHSGRNAIEWAAEGQRLGAGELLVTSIDQDGTGRGMDVALISAVAREVDIPVIASGGVGSTRHVVDVLKNPDVSAIAIARDLHLDKYTLADFRTACHDAGIMTRRVKGEQGA, from the coding sequence ATGAACAGGCGGCTTATCGCGCGGCTTGACGTGAAGATGGAACACCTGATCAAGGGCATCCACCTCGAGGGCTGGCGCAAAGTAGGCGATCCTAAAGGACGTGCCAAGCTCTACTACGAGCAGGGGGCCGATGAGCTTCTCTACATGGACGTCGTGGCGAGCCTTTATGGTCGCAACAACCTGTCTGGCATAGTGCGTGAGGTCGCTTCAGAAGTTTTCATTCCAATCACAGTTGGAGGTGGCATCCGCAGTCTAGAAGCAGTGCGCGAGATGCTTTCGGCGGGTGCTGACAAGGTGGCTATAAACACCGCCGCCACGCAAGATCCTGACATCCTTCGGGCCATTTCGGATACCTACGGTTCACAAGCCACTGTCCTGTCCATTGAAGCTAAAAAGCTTGCCGCCGGCGGCTGGGAAGCCATGACCGACAATGGCCGCAATCATTCAGGCCGCAACGCCATCGAATGGGCCGCGGAGGGGCAGAGGCTAGGTGCGGGCGAACTGCTGGTTACCTCGATCGATCAGGACGGGACCGGGCGCGGAATGGATGTCGCCCTAATCTCCGCGGTCGCGCGAGAGGTTGATATTCCGGTCATCGCATCAGGCGGGGTCGGCAGCACGCGCCACGTGGTCGACGTGCTTAAGAACCCTGACGTCAGCGCGATTGCGATCGCACGCGACCTACATCTTGACAAGTACACATTGGCAGATTTCCGGACCGCCTGCCATGACGCCGGCATTATGACGCGGCGCGTTAAGGGGGAGCAAGGGGCATGA
- a CDS encoding N-acetyl sugar amidotransferase has protein sequence MINADPRKEAIDMSLYGPNATPSQAKYGLPQHVQFCRKCVISNQRPNSAVEYKHTAQSKKTVIAFDEEGVCDACRNAERKQASIDWDRRRAELVALCDKYRSRNGSYDCLVPGSGGKDSFYQAWVLKYEFGMNPLTCTWAPHIYTDWGWRNFNRWIHAGFDNYLLTPNGRIKRLMTRLAVENLFHPFQPFIIGQKGFAPAFAAKMGIPLIFYGENEAEYGNPIADNQSARRDFEYFSMASDEETYLGGVSVADLQSRYGVRKADLSAYMPSDPRLLEEKGIEVHYLGYYLKWHPQAAYYFAVENGGFEASPERTPGTYSKYNSIDDRIDDLHYYTTYVKFGIGRASYDAAQEIRSGDIERDEGVALVKRYDGEFPERFAEELLEYLSLPSEIFPEASAQFEDPIMDRDYFDALANRFRSPHLWSYDNGEWRLRRTVFQEN, from the coding sequence ATGATCAATGCCGATCCACGCAAAGAAGCGATCGACATGTCGCTCTACGGCCCGAACGCCACGCCCAGCCAGGCCAAATACGGTCTGCCACAGCACGTTCAGTTCTGCCGCAAATGCGTCATCTCCAATCAGCGACCCAATTCTGCGGTTGAGTACAAGCACACGGCCCAAAGCAAGAAGACCGTTATTGCATTCGATGAAGAAGGGGTATGCGACGCCTGCCGCAATGCGGAGCGCAAGCAGGCCTCTATCGATTGGGACCGCCGTCGTGCCGAACTCGTCGCTCTGTGCGACAAGTACCGCTCGCGCAACGGCTCCTATGATTGCCTTGTTCCTGGCTCCGGCGGCAAGGATTCGTTCTACCAGGCTTGGGTGCTGAAATATGAATTCGGCATGAATCCTTTGACCTGCACATGGGCCCCCCACATCTACACCGACTGGGGTTGGCGCAACTTCAACCGCTGGATTCATGCCGGGTTCGACAACTATCTGCTAACCCCCAACGGCCGTATAAAGCGCTTGATGACACGGCTGGCCGTGGAAAACCTATTCCATCCCTTCCAGCCGTTCATCATCGGCCAAAAGGGCTTTGCCCCAGCCTTCGCCGCCAAGATGGGAATTCCGTTGATCTTCTACGGTGAAAACGAGGCGGAATACGGCAACCCCATTGCCGATAATCAGAGTGCTAGGCGCGACTTCGAGTATTTCTCGATGGCGTCTGACGAGGAGACCTATTTGGGGGGCGTATCCGTTGCCGATCTGCAGTCGAGGTACGGTGTGCGTAAGGCGGACCTCTCGGCCTACATGCCGTCCGACCCGCGGCTGCTTGAAGAAAAAGGCATCGAGGTCCACTATCTTGGGTACTATCTCAAATGGCACCCGCAGGCGGCTTACTACTTCGCGGTCGAGAATGGAGGCTTTGAAGCCTCCCCTGAGCGCACGCCGGGTACCTATTCCAAGTACAACTCTATCGATGACCGCATTGATGATTTGCACTACTACACAACATACGTGAAGTTCGGCATTGGCCGTGCCAGCTACGACGCGGCACAGGAAATCCGCTCCGGTGACATCGAGCGTGACGAAGGTGTAGCGTTGGTCAAGCGCTATGACGGTGAGTTCCCCGAGCGTTTCGCCGAGGAATTGTTAGAGTACCTCAGCCTGCCGTCCGAGATATTTCCGGAAGCATCCGCCCAGTTCGAGGACCCGATCATGGATCGTGACTACTTCGACGCGCTCGCCAACCGATTCCGCTCACCGCATCTTTGGAGTTATGACAACGGTGAATGGCGACTGCGCCGTACAGTCTTTCAAGAAAACTGA
- the neuB gene encoding N-acetylneuraminate synthase: MKTFTIAEIGVNHNGSLDLALKLVDAAAQAGAQAAKFQTFKADAITARNTATVTYQKSAGGDDQHAMLKKLELSDEDHRKVAAHCAARGVEFMSTAFDAKSLDLLCAIGIRRIKVPSGEVTNIPYLKDCARRGLPIILSTGMADLGEVRVAIDILKSEMPTTFSHDSAGLPPLVVLHCTSAYPTALEDVNLGAMKTMAAEFGVAVGYSDHTQGIIVPPIAVASGALVIEKHITLDRTMAGPDHGASLEPGELKSMIESIARVEAIVGDGRKEPRPAELEARSLVRRGVKAARDLDVGTVLGEHDCVLLRPATGISPADFTLLPGKRLKRSVKAGDPLDWTMLD; encoded by the coding sequence ATGAAGACATTCACAATTGCTGAGATCGGTGTCAATCACAACGGGAGCCTTGACCTTGCTCTCAAGCTCGTGGATGCCGCCGCCCAGGCAGGCGCTCAAGCAGCCAAGTTTCAAACCTTCAAAGCCGATGCTATCACTGCACGTAACACGGCGACGGTTACCTACCAGAAGAGCGCCGGCGGCGACGACCAGCATGCCATGCTAAAGAAGCTAGAATTGAGCGACGAAGACCATCGCAAAGTCGCGGCACACTGTGCGGCGCGCGGTGTGGAGTTTATGTCGACAGCCTTCGACGCAAAGTCTCTCGATCTGCTTTGCGCTATCGGTATCCGCCGTATTAAAGTGCCATCAGGCGAGGTAACCAATATACCTTACCTGAAGGACTGTGCGCGGCGTGGTCTGCCGATCATATTGTCCACAGGTATGGCCGATCTCGGCGAAGTGCGCGTCGCTATCGACATCCTGAAATCCGAGATGCCGACAACATTTTCCCACGACTCGGCCGGGTTACCACCTCTCGTGGTCCTACACTGCACTAGTGCCTACCCTACTGCGCTTGAGGATGTAAACCTCGGTGCCATGAAGACGATGGCTGCCGAATTTGGTGTAGCGGTGGGCTATTCCGATCATACGCAGGGCATCATCGTGCCGCCGATCGCCGTTGCCTCCGGCGCTCTGGTGATTGAGAAGCACATTACCCTGGACCGAACCATGGCCGGCCCGGATCATGGTGCCTCGCTGGAGCCGGGCGAACTGAAGTCGATGATTGAGTCCATTGCAAGGGTGGAGGCGATAGTCGGCGATGGCCGAAAGGAGCCCCGGCCTGCCGAGTTGGAGGCCCGCTCACTTGTCCGACGCGGGGTCAAGGCTGCCCGGGACCTGGATGTCGGTACGGTGCTGGGCGAGCACGACTGCGTACTCTTGCGGCCAGCCACGGGCATTTCCCCTGCTGACTTCACGCTGCTGCCCGGCAAGCGCCTTAAGCGCTCAGTTAAAGCCGGCGACCCGCTCGATTGGACAATGCTCGATTGA
- a CDS encoding MBOAT family O-acyltransferase, with the protein MIFSSDAFIFLFLPIWLILFSAFSAWAKKWTNLLILAVSLAFYGFWDVAFLPIIVASIVVNFAFVAALKRRRRTPLIVAGGVLFNLILLGWFKYQCFFASILGVNLCDPLTASQHLPLAISFFTFQQIAYLVDIHRHEDADEKTPSLVDYAAFVSFFPHLIAGPITRSNELLKPLEQRAYHISAGTMEIGLAVFLVGFFKKVFIADPLALVANPIFAATEVGVVDGLSAIIGVVAFTLQIYFDFSGYSEMAVGLGLMVGIQLPWNFATPYAAASLIDFWRRWHITLSTLLRDYLYISLGGSRVGPFRRHYNLMATMLIGGLWHGASWNFIIWGGLHGCFLVANHLLRQANVISLPYWLGVLATNILVAFAWIFFRSPTFDGASNMIMSLLTTWDVDAASVYLAAFGDHFMLPTTSSLDVIAGGITFLVAAYVLALGVRTQELMGWYSSLMGADFGARAIMAIFAALLMAYGMFLQAGSAVEFIYFDF; encoded by the coding sequence ATGATTTTCAGCTCCGATGCCTTTATCTTTTTGTTTCTGCCCATATGGCTGATTTTGTTTTCGGCCTTCTCGGCCTGGGCCAAGAAGTGGACGAACCTACTAATACTTGCTGTCTCGCTTGCGTTCTACGGCTTCTGGGACGTGGCATTTCTGCCAATAATCGTGGCGTCCATTGTAGTAAATTTCGCCTTTGTGGCGGCGTTGAAGCGCAGACGTAGAACCCCACTCATCGTCGCTGGCGGGGTACTGTTCAACCTAATCTTGTTGGGTTGGTTTAAGTACCAATGCTTCTTCGCATCCATCTTAGGGGTGAACCTTTGCGATCCTTTGACCGCTTCGCAGCACCTGCCGCTGGCCATTTCGTTTTTTACGTTTCAGCAGATTGCATATCTGGTCGACATTCACCGCCACGAAGACGCCGATGAGAAAACGCCCAGCCTGGTCGACTACGCGGCCTTTGTTTCATTCTTTCCCCACCTGATTGCCGGTCCAATCACTCGCTCCAATGAGTTGCTGAAGCCGCTCGAACAACGCGCTTACCATATCTCCGCCGGCACAATGGAAATCGGCTTAGCCGTCTTCCTCGTCGGTTTTTTCAAAAAGGTCTTTATAGCTGACCCACTTGCCCTAGTGGCGAACCCTATCTTCGCGGCAACCGAGGTCGGTGTCGTGGATGGACTTTCTGCCATCATCGGCGTCGTGGCCTTTACGCTCCAGATATATTTCGATTTTAGCGGCTATTCCGAAATGGCGGTGGGTCTAGGGCTGATGGTCGGCATCCAGCTTCCGTGGAACTTTGCTACACCCTATGCGGCAGCTTCCCTGATCGATTTTTGGAGGCGCTGGCACATAACTTTAAGCACGTTACTTCGGGACTACCTTTACATATCCCTTGGAGGTAGCCGCGTTGGACCGTTCCGAAGGCATTACAATCTGATGGCCACTATGTTGATCGGCGGATTGTGGCATGGGGCAAGTTGGAACTTTATAATCTGGGGCGGACTGCACGGGTGCTTTCTGGTGGCAAACCACTTGCTCCGCCAAGCAAACGTGATCTCACTCCCCTATTGGCTTGGAGTTCTGGCAACCAACATCCTTGTCGCTTTCGCTTGGATATTCTTCCGCTCCCCGACATTCGATGGAGCGTCGAACATGATAATGTCCTTGCTCACGACCTGGGATGTTGATGCTGCATCGGTCTATTTGGCCGCGTTCGGGGACCATTTCATGCTCCCAACTACAAGTTCGCTGGACGTCATCGCGGGAGGCATTACATTCTTGGTTGCCGCCTACGTTCTCGCCTTAGGGGTGAGAACCCAAGAACTAATGGGATGGTACTCATCCCTCATGGGCGCCGATTTCGGCGCCAGGGCAATCATGGCGATCTTCGCCGCGTTGTTGATGGCCTATGGGATGTTCCTGCAAGCAGGTTCGGCCGTTGAGTTCATCTATTTCGATTTCTGA
- a CDS encoding HIT family protein translates to MQKPECRFCRSNGLLSDGALAENASFFLLASIDPETPHGVMIITHRHIETPFELNSEEWLALPNMLESAKAHLSKWRPDGYTIGWNVGRAGGQSVAHAHLHVFARIALPGVFNLSIRSMLKKTAGAELDLLPSRRC, encoded by the coding sequence ATGCAAAAACCTGAATGCCGATTTTGCCGGAGCAACGGGCTGCTCAGTGACGGCGCTCTTGCCGAAAATGCGTCCTTCTTCCTCCTGGCCAGCATCGATCCGGAAACACCGCACGGTGTCATGATCATCACGCATCGACACATTGAAACTCCTTTCGAGCTGAACTCTGAAGAATGGCTGGCACTCCCCAATATGCTGGAGAGCGCAAAAGCTCATTTGTCCAAGTGGCGGCCTGATGGATACACCATCGGCTGGAATGTAGGGCGCGCTGGGGGTCAGAGCGTAGCCCACGCGCACCTGCATGTTTTCGCCCGCATCGCTCTGCCTGGCGTTTTCAACTTAAGCATTAGGAGCATGCTGAAGAAGACTGCAGGCGCCGAGCTCGATCTTCTGCCCTCCCGACGTTGTTAG
- the neuC gene encoding UDP-N-acetylglucosamine 2-epimerase gives MRRFVIATAGRSDYGIYRPILDKIEVEPGLGYELLVTGQHLSADGGATVQEIEADGRPIATRVALPDATSSRAAVAEAMAAALSGTGALLAKGGFDMVVVLGDRFEMFAITAACVPFNIPIVHIHGGEVSLGAIDERFRHAITKMAHLHFAATEDYARRIRQLGEEDWRVTVSGAPALDTILKARLPDRATLSARFGLPLDQPPLLVTFHPVTNQFGEAEQQTRSLLAALEALDLPVVLTAPNADVESDVIRDLFADFLSPRTGRAWLVESFGSLNYLAMLREARAVIGNSSSGLIETPGFRVPAVNIGDRQMGRTRAANVIDCPANAASIEAAVKKAIDPAFRASLIGMTNPYGDGNAAERIVTRLRDVPIDSRLTVKMFADR, from the coding sequence ATGCGCAGATTTGTGATCGCCACGGCCGGCCGTTCCGACTACGGGATTTACAGGCCAATTCTCGACAAAATCGAGGTTGAACCGGGGTTGGGCTATGAGCTGCTCGTCACCGGCCAGCATTTGTCAGCTGACGGTGGGGCAACCGTGCAGGAAATCGAAGCAGATGGTCGTCCTATCGCGACCCGAGTTGCGTTACCGGATGCAACGTCGAGCCGCGCTGCGGTAGCCGAGGCAATGGCGGCGGCGCTTTCCGGCACCGGTGCTTTGCTAGCCAAGGGAGGCTTCGACATGGTGGTGGTGCTTGGTGATCGGTTCGAAATGTTTGCGATTACCGCGGCGTGCGTACCGTTCAACATCCCCATCGTACATATTCACGGTGGTGAGGTTTCCTTGGGCGCGATCGACGAGAGGTTCCGCCATGCGATCACTAAGATGGCGCACCTACATTTCGCTGCAACAGAAGACTATGCGCGCCGCATCCGTCAGCTTGGTGAAGAGGATTGGCGCGTCACAGTCTCCGGAGCCCCGGCGCTCGATACTATCTTGAAGGCGCGATTGCCAGATCGCGCAACGCTTTCAGCGCGCTTCGGATTGCCACTTGACCAGCCACCGCTATTGGTCACCTTCCATCCCGTCACTAACCAATTTGGAGAAGCTGAACAGCAGACCCGCTCACTTCTTGCCGCGCTTGAAGCGCTGGACCTTCCGGTCGTTCTGACGGCACCCAATGCTGACGTCGAGAGCGACGTGATCCGCGACCTCTTCGCCGATTTTCTCTCACCGCGGACCGGACGGGCTTGGCTGGTAGAAAGTTTTGGCTCGCTCAATTACCTGGCCATGCTGCGCGAGGCGCGAGCGGTCATAGGGAACTCCTCTAGCGGGTTGATTGAAACGCCTGGATTTAGAGTGCCCGCAGTCAATATCGGCGATCGCCAGATGGGCCGCACTCGCGCTGCCAACGTTATCGACTGCCCGGCCAACGCAGCATCCATAGAGGCCGCAGTCAAGAAAGCAATTGATCCCGCATTCCGCGCATCACTCATCGGGATGACAAATCCCTATGGTGACGGGAACGCCGCCGAAAGGATCGTCACCAGGCTACGTGACGTTCCTATCGACTCGCGGCTCACCGTGAAGATGTTCGCAGACCGTTAA
- a CDS encoding DegT/DnrJ/EryC1/StrS family aminotransferase: protein MSGYNFFAFTFVVLSACADAGDIDAGFEDWNAVFFCITAQSASAAAFRSDGLPSTNLCCEAAAIGVSKHHMIPLCVPNISGNEGKYLAECVTSTFVSTIGPFVTRFEKMVAEAAGSRGAVATSAGTTALHAALVAVGVKRDDIVICPALTFIASANAISHAGATPWLFDVDWSSWTIDPIVVAHELANGTERRGGELIHIETGRRISAILPVFTLGIPADMDAIIGIARDYGLKVVVDGAAALGAIYKGNMSGALGADLTMYSFNGNKTVTAGGGGAVAGDDEALLTRFRHLTTTGRVGADYDHDVAAFNYRMTNLQAAVGCAQMERLDDFVAAKRRIAARYEDAFWNIEGINNFPEPDWAGSAAWFSGFAFHDDDAGERSYALRAHLREEGIDARPFWKPMHNQKPYFDAPRSPMPVTDRLWPGVVTLPCSTHLAEAEQDKVIETVLNWFHGKH, encoded by the coding sequence TTGTCTGGCTATAATTTTTTCGCCTTCACCTTTGTGGTGCTGTCTGCGTGCGCTGACGCAGGTGATATAGACGCTGGTTTCGAGGATTGGAACGCTGTCTTTTTCTGCATCACTGCGCAAAGTGCGTCTGCCGCGGCGTTCAGATCAGATGGACTACCTTCGACAAATTTATGCTGTGAAGCGGCAGCTATTGGAGTCTCAAAACACCACATGATACCACTTTGTGTACCCAACATCTCCGGAAACGAGGGGAAGTATCTGGCCGAATGCGTCACTTCGACCTTCGTATCTACGATTGGCCCCTTCGTGACACGCTTCGAAAAAATGGTTGCCGAAGCTGCTGGATCTCGCGGCGCCGTCGCAACGTCGGCAGGAACAACTGCGCTCCACGCGGCGCTTGTTGCTGTGGGTGTCAAACGCGACGACATTGTCATTTGCCCGGCTCTGACGTTCATCGCATCGGCCAACGCGATCTCGCATGCAGGCGCGACGCCCTGGTTGTTCGACGTCGACTGGTCGAGCTGGACCATTGATCCGATAGTCGTAGCACATGAGCTGGCAAACGGCACTGAACGGCGCGGCGGCGAGCTTATCCATATTGAAACTGGCCGGCGAATATCCGCTATTCTACCCGTTTTCACGCTCGGTATTCCCGCGGACATGGATGCAATCATCGGGATCGCGCGTGATTATGGACTGAAGGTCGTGGTGGACGGCGCCGCGGCACTCGGAGCGATCTACAAGGGCAATATGTCCGGCGCGCTCGGCGCAGACCTGACCATGTACTCCTTCAACGGCAACAAGACGGTTACAGCCGGTGGGGGCGGAGCGGTGGCGGGTGATGACGAGGCACTGCTTACCCGTTTCCGCCATCTGACGACCACCGGCCGGGTCGGTGCCGACTATGACCATGACGTTGCCGCTTTCAACTACCGTATGACCAACCTACAGGCAGCGGTCGGCTGCGCCCAGATGGAGCGGTTGGATGATTTCGTCGCTGCCAAGCGCCGCATTGCGGCACGATACGAGGATGCCTTTTGGAACATTGAGGGTATAAATAATTTTCCTGAACCGGATTGGGCGGGAAGTGCAGCCTGGTTCTCAGGCTTCGCTTTCCATGACGATGATGCGGGCGAAAGAAGCTACGCGCTGAGGGCGCATCTGCGTGAGGAAGGCATTGACGCGCGACCTTTCTGGAAGCCAATGCACAACCAGAAGCCCTATTTCGATGCGCCTCGCAGTCCGATGCCCGTAACTGACCGGCTCTGGCCGGGCGTTGTGACGCTCCCTTGTTCCACGCATTTAGCAGAGGCCGAACAGGACAAGGTCATTGAGACCGTCCTCAATTGGTTCCACGGTAAGCATTAA
- a CDS encoding tyrosine-type recombinase/integrase encodes MTAHWFKHIDRLDGAYSDHTLRSYKSDFAMFAAWCRSHRVPFLPASSDTVAAHIEAERTRLKPGTLKRRLAAIRKLHFLANEADPTSDAEVDLAMRRACRSKPSRPQQALGITAEKRDRLLAQCSDDLIGLRDMVLVAVGFDTLCRRGEIVALAVTDFTKRDDGRYSVLIRRAKNDPEGAGRTAQLSTRSSELVDQWLAATGAASGPLLRPVYGSRALALYLEPVTVGRVLKKLSKQAYIQTEGQCRVSGHSLRVGAAQELVMNGRGILQVMRAGGWRSMSVVARYVEHVDLDVWS; translated from the coding sequence ATGACAGCCCATTGGTTCAAACATATCGATCGGCTCGATGGAGCTTACTCCGATCACACGCTCCGATCCTACAAGAGCGATTTTGCAATGTTTGCGGCCTGGTGTCGCTCACATAGGGTGCCTTTCCTTCCGGCTAGCAGCGACACGGTTGCGGCCCATATCGAAGCTGAACGAACGCGCCTCAAGCCGGGCACGCTGAAGCGGCGTCTCGCCGCCATTCGTAAGTTGCACTTTCTGGCAAACGAGGCCGATCCCACCAGCGACGCCGAAGTCGATCTCGCCATGCGTCGGGCCTGCCGGAGCAAGCCGTCACGTCCCCAGCAGGCGCTTGGCATCACGGCAGAAAAGCGAGATCGCCTGCTGGCCCAATGCAGTGACGATCTTATCGGCCTGCGTGACATGGTGTTGGTCGCAGTGGGGTTCGACACTCTATGTCGCCGCGGCGAAATTGTTGCGCTGGCAGTCACCGACTTCACTAAACGAGATGATGGCCGTTACAGCGTACTCATCCGCAGAGCAAAAAATGATCCCGAGGGTGCCGGCCGGACCGCGCAACTTTCGACGCGCAGCAGCGAATTGGTCGACCAATGGCTGGCTGCCACAGGTGCGGCCAGTGGGCCATTGCTGCGCCCGGTATACGGCAGCCGGGCGTTAGCTCTCTACCTCGAACCTGTTACCGTCGGTCGCGTACTCAAGAAACTTTCGAAGCAGGCTTACATTCAAACCGAAGGACAATGTAGGGTGTCCGGCCATTCGCTCCGCGTGGGAGCGGCCCAAGAACTGGTGATGAACGGCCGCGGTATCTTGCAGGTCATGAGGGCAGGCGGGTGGCGCTCGATGAGTGTTGTGGCCCGATATGTAGAACATGTCGACCTTGATGTCTGGAGCTAG